One stretch of Litoribrevibacter albus DNA includes these proteins:
- the atpG gene encoding F0F1 ATP synthase subunit gamma has product MAIGKEIRTQIGSVKSTQKITNAMQMVATSKMRKAQDRMASSRPFADRMRSVIGHVAESSPEYKHAFMQEREVKRVGYIIVSSDRGLCGGLNSNLFRKVTNDMKQWVDQGAEVSLCTIGTKAQSFFRGLGVKIDGSVNQLGDTPSIDQLVGAVKVMLDAYAAGEIDRLYVSFNTFVNSMTQKPTVSQLLPLPKAEETTERAHNWDYIYEPEAKELLEKLLQRFVESQVYQAVVENNASEQAARMMSMKNATDNAGQFIKELELLYNKARQAAITQELSEIVGGAAAV; this is encoded by the coding sequence ATGGCAATCGGAAAAGAGATTCGCACGCAAATAGGTAGTGTTAAGAGCACGCAGAAAATTACTAACGCAATGCAGATGGTTGCGACTAGTAAAATGCGTAAAGCTCAGGACAGAATGGCTTCCAGTCGTCCTTTCGCTGACCGTATGCGTTCAGTGATTGGTCACGTTGCGGAATCCAGTCCAGAGTACAAGCACGCTTTTATGCAAGAGCGTGAGGTCAAGCGAGTTGGCTATATTATTGTCAGTTCTGATCGTGGTTTGTGTGGTGGCTTAAACTCTAACCTGTTTCGTAAAGTGACCAACGATATGAAACAGTGGGTTGACCAAGGCGCGGAAGTGAGCCTTTGTACTATTGGTACAAAAGCACAAAGTTTTTTCCGTGGTTTGGGCGTAAAGATTGACGGCTCTGTTAATCAATTGGGTGATACTCCATCCATTGATCAATTGGTTGGTGCCGTTAAGGTTATGCTGGATGCGTATGCAGCTGGCGAAATTGACCGTCTTTATGTGTCATTCAACACCTTTGTGAACAGTATGACTCAGAAGCCAACGGTTTCTCAGTTGCTTCCTTTGCCTAAGGCAGAAGAAACAACTGAACGTGCTCACAACTGGGATTATATTTATGAGCCTGAAGCAAAAGAACTTCTAGAGAAGTTACTTCAGCGCTTTGTTGAGTCTCAGGTGTACCAGGCTGTTGTTGAGAACAATGCGAGTGAGCAAGCTGCTCGTATGATGTCAATGAAAAACGCAACCGACAACGCAGGTCAGTTTATTAAGGAGCTTGAGCTTCTTTATAACAAAGCACGTCAAGCGGCTATTACCCAAGAGCTTTCAGAAATTGTGGGTGGTGCTGCAGCGGTATAA
- the atpA gene encoding F0F1 ATP synthase subunit alpha encodes MQQLNPSEISDIIKKRIESLDVSSEARNEGTIVSVSDGIVRIHGLADVMYGEMIEFDGGVYGMALNLERDSVGAIVLGDYLGLQEGQKAKCTGRILEVPTGEGLLGRVVDALGNPLDGKGPIENAVMAPVEKVAPGVIARQSVDEPVQTGLKSIDAMVPVGRGQRELIIGDRQTGKTAIAIDAIINQKGTGVKCIYVAVGQKQSSIANVVRKLEEHGAMDHTIIVVASASDPASMQFLAPYAGCAMGEYFRDRGEDGLIVYDDLTKQAWAYRQISLLLRRPPGREAYPGDVFYLHSRLLERASRVNADYVEKFTNGEVKGQTGSLTALPIIETQGGDVSAFVPTNVISITDGQIFLETNLFNSGIRPAINAGLSVSRVGGAAQTKVIKKLGGGVRLALAQYRELAAFAQFASDLDEATRKQLEHGQRVTELMKQKQYAPLSVAEMAVSLFAANEGYLEDVEVPKVVAFEAALLSYVNAEHATLMAQINEKGDYNNDIAAGLKEAIEKFKATQTW; translated from the coding sequence ATGCAGCAACTGAATCCATCAGAGATCAGCGATATTATCAAGAAGCGCATCGAAAGTTTGGATGTTTCTTCTGAAGCCCGTAATGAGGGCACAATCGTCAGCGTATCTGACGGTATCGTACGTATTCACGGTCTAGCGGACGTGATGTACGGTGAAATGATTGAGTTTGACGGTGGTGTCTACGGTATGGCTCTTAACTTAGAGCGTGATTCTGTAGGTGCTATCGTATTGGGTGACTACCTAGGTCTACAAGAAGGTCAGAAAGCAAAATGTACTGGCCGTATTCTTGAAGTACCAACAGGTGAAGGTCTACTAGGTCGCGTTGTTGACGCACTTGGTAACCCATTGGACGGTAAAGGTCCTATCGAAAATGCAGTAATGGCTCCAGTAGAGAAAGTAGCTCCTGGTGTTATTGCTCGTCAGTCTGTTGATGAGCCTGTTCAAACAGGTCTTAAGTCAATCGACGCAATGGTTCCAGTTGGTCGTGGTCAGCGTGAGTTGATCATTGGTGACCGTCAGACTGGTAAAACTGCGATCGCAATTGACGCTATCATCAACCAGAAAGGTACTGGCGTTAAGTGTATCTACGTTGCCGTAGGTCAGAAGCAATCTTCTATCGCTAACGTTGTACGTAAGCTGGAAGAGCACGGTGCGATGGATCACACCATCATCGTTGTAGCTTCTGCATCTGATCCAGCATCTATGCAGTTCCTTGCTCCATACGCTGGTTGTGCAATGGGTGAATACTTCCGTGACCGTGGTGAAGACGGTTTGATCGTTTATGATGACTTGACCAAGCAAGCTTGGGCATATCGTCAGATCTCTCTACTTCTTCGTCGTCCACCAGGTCGTGAAGCATACCCAGGTGACGTTTTCTACCTTCACTCTCGTCTACTTGAGCGTGCGTCTCGTGTAAACGCGGACTACGTAGAAAAATTCACTAACGGTGAAGTAAAAGGTCAAACTGGTTCATTGACGGCATTGCCGATCATTGAAACCCAAGGTGGTGACGTATCTGCGTTCGTACCTACTAACGTAATTTCTATTACTGACGGTCAGATCTTCCTGGAAACTAACCTGTTCAACTCAGGTATCCGTCCAGCGATCAACGCCGGTCTTTCTGTATCACGTGTAGGTGGTGCGGCTCAGACTAAAGTAATTAAGAAACTAGGTGGTGGTGTTCGTCTAGCATTGGCTCAGTATCGTGAATTGGCAGCGTTTGCTCAGTTCGCATCTGACCTTGACGAAGCGACTCGTAAGCAGCTTGAGCACGGTCAGCGTGTTACAGAGCTTATGAAGCAGAAACAATACGCTCCACTAAGCGTTGCGGAAATGGCTGTGAGCCTATTCGCTGCTAACGAGGGTTACCTCGAAGACGTTGAAGTTCCTAAAGTTGTAGCATTTGAAGCGGCTCTATTGAGCTACGTAAATGCAGAACACGCAACTTTGATGGCTCAGATCAATGAGAAAGGCGATTACAACAATGACATCGCTGCTGGTCTGAAAGAAGCTATCGAGAAGTTCAAAGCTACTCAAACTTGGTAA
- a CDS encoding F0F1 ATP synthase subunit delta: MAELTTLARPYAKAAFKFALENSQLDQWSAGLGMSAQVVADEDAVRVLTAPQLTADEKANLIIDICGDKMTDGLKNFLSVLSSNQRLALLPDISALFDKLKADQEQSIDVDITSAFDLADDEQQKLAQALSQKFNREVNVSGQTDKSLIGGVVVRSGDMVIDGSVAGRLKKLAEAINS; encoded by the coding sequence ATGGCTGAATTAACCACACTAGCGCGGCCGTACGCAAAAGCAGCTTTTAAGTTTGCTCTTGAGAACAGCCAACTGGATCAGTGGTCAGCAGGCCTGGGCATGAGTGCTCAGGTTGTAGCAGACGAAGACGCAGTACGCGTTTTAACGGCGCCACAACTGACTGCCGACGAGAAAGCAAATCTGATTATTGATATTTGCGGTGACAAAATGACAGACGGGTTGAAGAACTTCCTGTCTGTATTGTCATCGAATCAGCGTTTGGCGCTATTGCCAGACATTTCAGCTTTGTTTGATAAATTGAAAGCCGATCAAGAACAGTCCATTGATGTAGACATTACGTCTGCATTTGATCTGGCGGACGACGAACAACAGAAACTGGCACAAGCATTGAGCCAGAAGTTCAATCGTGAAGTTAATGTATCTGGTCAAACAGATAAGTCATTAATTGGCGGTGTTGTCGTTCGTTCCGGCGATATGGTGATTGACGGCTCAGTGGCTGGACGACTCAAGAAGTTGGCCGAAGCGATCAATTCCTAA
- the atpE gene encoding F0F1 ATP synthase subunit C — translation MDAGLIYIASALLIGLGALGTAIGFGLLGGRLLEGTARQPELAPMLQGKMFLMAGLLDAVPMIGVGIAMYLIFAVA, via the coding sequence ATGGATGCAGGTTTGATCTATATCGCAAGCGCATTGTTGATCGGTCTAGGTGCACTAGGTACTGCTATCGGTTTTGGTTTGCTAGGCGGTCGTCTACTAGAAGGTACTGCGCGTCAACCTGAGTTGGCTCCAATGCTTCAAGGTAAGATGTTCCTAATGGCTGGTCTATTGGACGCGGTTCCTATGATCGGTGTTGGTATCGCAATGTACCTAATCTTCGCAGTAGCTTAA
- the glmS gene encoding glutamine--fructose-6-phosphate transaminase (isomerizing), giving the protein MCGIVGAIAQRPVKDILIEGLKRLEYRGYDSAGIALHQGDQITRVRAAGKVADLEAAAQELVQAGKLDGKLGIAHTRWATHGKPTERNAHPHISFSENDGPKLAIVHNGIIENYEIIREELKAKGYEFTSDTDTEVVAHLLNSLVTSGLSLMNAVQAAVAQFEGAYALGVIELSNPERLICARLGSPLVIGIGSGENFIASDALALLQVTDRFIYLEDGDVAELTLDGVSVFNSEGEAVEYPVTKFEHGVDSASKGEYRHYMLKEIYEQPEVVKHTLEGRISQDKLLEQAFGPKAAELFDQTKAVQIVACGTSYHSGLVAKYWIEELAGIPCNIEVASEYRYRKTVLVDGTLFITISQSGETADTLAALKEAKKRNLMGSLVVCNVPGSSLVRESDLCILTNAGPEIGVASTKAFTTQLVSLLLITIALARRNGLAETAEAELIRQLHKLPQLLADSLELDEAIQKVSEQFADKHNALFLGRGIMYPVALEGALKLKEISYIHAEAYPAGELKHGPLALVDADMPVVTVAPNNELLDKLRSNLEEVRARGGQLFVVADDKTVGHYSDDHTITLNEMHSILEPIVFTIPLQLLSYHVAVLKGTDVDQPRNLAKSVTVE; this is encoded by the coding sequence ATGTGTGGTATTGTTGGGGCAATTGCTCAGCGTCCGGTAAAGGACATTTTAATCGAAGGTTTGAAGCGCCTGGAGTATCGAGGCTATGACAGTGCGGGTATCGCACTTCATCAAGGTGACCAAATTACACGTGTACGTGCCGCAGGTAAGGTGGCTGATTTAGAAGCGGCAGCTCAAGAGCTTGTTCAGGCCGGAAAACTCGATGGTAAGCTTGGCATTGCTCATACTCGCTGGGCCACACACGGTAAGCCGACAGAGCGTAACGCTCATCCGCACATTTCCTTTTCTGAGAATGATGGTCCTAAATTGGCGATTGTCCATAACGGCATCATCGAGAACTATGAAATCATCCGGGAAGAATTGAAAGCCAAAGGCTATGAGTTTACCTCGGACACGGATACCGAAGTAGTTGCTCACTTGTTAAATAGCCTGGTTACCTCTGGTTTAAGCCTGATGAACGCAGTACAAGCGGCGGTGGCTCAGTTTGAAGGCGCTTATGCTCTTGGAGTGATTGAGCTTTCGAACCCTGAACGTTTGATTTGTGCCCGTCTGGGAAGTCCGCTCGTTATTGGTATTGGTTCGGGTGAAAACTTTATCGCTTCCGACGCTCTGGCACTGCTTCAAGTCACTGATCGCTTTATTTACCTAGAAGATGGTGATGTTGCTGAACTGACTCTAGACGGCGTGTCTGTATTCAACAGTGAAGGTGAAGCCGTTGAATACCCTGTGACTAAATTTGAGCACGGTGTCGACTCGGCCAGTAAAGGTGAATACCGCCATTACATGCTCAAAGAAATTTACGAGCAACCTGAGGTTGTTAAGCACACCCTTGAAGGCCGTATCAGCCAGGATAAGCTCTTAGAACAAGCGTTTGGACCAAAAGCTGCCGAGCTCTTTGATCAAACCAAAGCGGTTCAAATTGTCGCGTGTGGCACCAGTTACCATTCTGGATTGGTGGCCAAATACTGGATCGAAGAACTTGCCGGAATTCCGTGTAATATCGAAGTAGCGAGCGAATATCGCTATCGTAAAACGGTATTGGTGGATGGCACACTCTTCATCACCATTTCCCAGTCGGGTGAAACCGCTGATACTCTCGCTGCTCTGAAAGAAGCGAAGAAGCGTAACCTGATGGGCAGCTTGGTGGTTTGTAACGTACCTGGCAGCTCGTTGGTTCGAGAATCTGACCTGTGTATTCTAACCAATGCAGGCCCTGAGATTGGCGTGGCGTCAACCAAAGCGTTCACTACCCAGTTGGTCTCGTTGCTTCTTATCACCATTGCTTTAGCTCGTCGTAACGGCTTGGCGGAAACAGCCGAAGCAGAATTGATTCGTCAGTTGCACAAGTTGCCTCAATTATTAGCGGACTCCTTAGAATTAGATGAAGCGATTCAGAAGGTGTCAGAGCAGTTTGCTGATAAGCACAATGCGTTGTTCCTAGGTCGTGGCATCATGTACCCGGTGGCTTTGGAGGGTGCGTTAAAGCTGAAAGAAATCTCTTACATTCATGCCGAAGCCTATCCTGCGGGTGAACTGAAACACGGCCCATTGGCGCTTGTGGATGCAGATATGCCGGTAGTTACCGTAGCGCCAAACAATGAGCTGTTAGATAAGCTACGTTCTAACCTTGAAGAAGTACGTGCCCGTGGCGGTCAGTTATTTGTTGTAGCAGACGATAAAACTGTCGGTCACTATTCGGATGACCACACCATTACCTTGAATGAAATGCATTCGATCCTTGAGCCGATTGTATTCACAATTCCATTGCAGCTACTGTCGTATCATGTGGCGGTTCTGAAAGGTACGGATGTGGATCAGCCTCGTAACTTGGCTAAGTCAGTGACCGTTGAGTAG
- a CDS encoding ATP synthase subunit I: MQSTIPTPKVVRIVFVQCVVTCLMAGLFLVLKHETAALSALFGGMIYTIPNAYFVRKAWQYTGASQTAEAVRSFYKGETWKMVLSASLFGLLFKSFPQADLIAVFLTFLAAMMCNILAPLYVKF, from the coding sequence ATGCAGTCAACCATTCCAACCCCGAAAGTGGTGAGAATTGTCTTTGTTCAATGTGTTGTAACCTGCTTGATGGCAGGTTTATTTTTGGTTTTAAAACACGAAACTGCCGCATTATCTGCATTGTTTGGCGGCATGATTTATACGATTCCTAATGCGTATTTTGTAAGAAAGGCCTGGCAATATACTGGTGCCAGTCAAACGGCAGAAGCCGTCAGGTCTTTTTACAAAGGTGAAACATGGAAGATGGTATTATCCGCTTCATTATTTGGTTTGCTGTTTAAGAGTTTTCCGCAAGCTGACTTAATTGCCGTGTTTTTAACCTTTTTGGCAGCCATGATGTGCAACATCCTGGCGCCGTTATATGTAAAGTTTTGA
- a CDS encoding F0F1 ATP synthase subunit B, which translates to MNINLTLIGQTIAFAVFVWFCMKYVWPPLMAALQERQKKIADGLDAANRAERDLELAQEKAGQQLRESKEEAAQLIEQANKRANQIIDEAKEAAHAEGDRIKAGAQAEIEQEVNRAKEALRSQVAALAVAGAAQILERTVDESAHKELLDKLASEL; encoded by the coding sequence GTGAACATTAACTTGACACTGATTGGCCAAACTATCGCGTTTGCGGTTTTTGTCTGGTTCTGCATGAAGTATGTGTGGCCACCTTTGATGGCTGCCCTTCAAGAGCGTCAGAAAAAAATTGCCGATGGTTTGGATGCAGCAAATCGTGCTGAACGTGATCTGGAGCTTGCTCAAGAAAAAGCAGGGCAACAGTTACGTGAAAGCAAAGAAGAAGCTGCGCAACTAATCGAGCAAGCCAACAAGCGTGCAAATCAAATCATCGACGAAGCAAAAGAAGCTGCTCACGCAGAAGGCGACCGTATTAAAGCGGGTGCACAAGCTGAGATTGAGCAGGAAGTGAACCGTGCGAAAGAAGCACTACGTTCACAAGTAGCCGCGTTGGCAGTAGCCGGTGCAGCACAGATTCTTGAGCGCACTGTTGATGAAAGTGCACATAAAGAGCTGCTCGACAAACTTGCGTCGGAGCTATAA
- a CDS encoding F0F1 ATP synthase subunit epsilon translates to MAITVHCDIVSAEETMFSGLVELVVAAGKMGDLGIAPGHAPLLTELKPGPVRVIKQNGEEEVFFVSGGFMEVQPNLINVLADTAVRGEELDAQAAEEARAQAQGELENRGDDFEYSVAATKLAEATAMLRTISELRKKVGGGH, encoded by the coding sequence ATGGCTATCACCGTACACTGCGATATCGTCAGCGCCGAAGAGACTATGTTCTCCGGCTTGGTGGAGTTAGTGGTTGCAGCCGGTAAAATGGGTGACTTGGGTATTGCCCCAGGTCACGCCCCTTTGCTGACTGAGTTAAAGCCTGGTCCTGTTCGTGTTATTAAACAGAACGGTGAAGAAGAAGTATTCTTCGTTTCTGGCGGCTTTATGGAAGTACAACCTAATCTGATCAACGTATTGGCTGACACAGCGGTACGTGGTGAAGAATTGGATGCTCAAGCTGCAGAAGAAGCTCGCGCACAGGCTCAAGGTGAACTTGAGAATCGAGGTGATGACTTCGAATACTCAGTTGCTGCGACAAAACTTGCTGAAGCTACGGCTATGCTTCGTACCATCTCCGAACTTCGTAAGAAGGTTGGTGGCGGTCACTAG
- the glmU gene encoding bifunctional UDP-N-acetylglucosamine diphosphorylase/glucosamine-1-phosphate N-acetyltransferase GlmU produces the protein MSLNVVVLAAGQGSRMKSSLPKVLHPIAGLPMAQRVINTAQSLDQAASNQGAVHVVIGHGAEKVQTSLKGDDLRWYLQEEQLGTGHAVQQALPGLEGQSGVTLILYGDVPLTRKETLAKLMQEVQDKDLVLLTLDMDDPTGYGRIVRSDDGLVQAIVEHKDATPEQHTITEINTGIMAVKTELLAEWLPKLSNDNAQQEYYLTDLVEMAVSDGKRVSATQPDYAWEVEGVNSRVQLAALERIYQQVQAEELLINGVTLMDPARIDIRGNVQCGTDVTIDVNVILEGNVVIENDVIIESNCIIKDSIIRKGTHIKANSMIDESEVGESCDIGPFARLRPGTKLAAKAKIGNFVETKKANIGEGSKVNHLSYVGDAEIGSGVNIGAGTITCNYDGVNKFKTEIEDGVFIGSNTCLVAPVKVGKLGTTGAGSVITKEVGEGELAIARGRQKNISTWKRPTKQS, from the coding sequence ATGAGTCTAAATGTCGTTGTTTTGGCAGCCGGTCAGGGAAGCCGGATGAAATCCTCCTTGCCGAAAGTTCTTCATCCTATTGCGGGCCTGCCTATGGCTCAGCGTGTCATCAATACCGCTCAATCTCTGGATCAGGCCGCTTCTAATCAAGGTGCTGTGCACGTGGTTATTGGTCACGGTGCAGAGAAAGTGCAAACGTCGCTCAAAGGCGATGATCTGCGTTGGTATCTTCAGGAAGAACAGTTAGGTACAGGCCATGCAGTACAACAAGCGTTGCCGGGGCTGGAAGGTCAATCAGGCGTTACTTTGATCCTTTATGGGGATGTTCCGCTGACACGTAAAGAAACGCTGGCGAAACTGATGCAGGAAGTGCAGGACAAAGATCTGGTGCTCCTGACATTAGATATGGATGATCCAACTGGTTATGGCCGTATAGTTCGCTCAGATGACGGTTTGGTTCAGGCGATTGTTGAGCACAAGGATGCAACGCCGGAGCAACATACCATCACTGAGATCAATACCGGGATCATGGCGGTTAAGACCGAACTGTTAGCTGAATGGTTACCCAAGCTTTCGAATGATAATGCTCAACAAGAGTATTATTTAACTGATCTGGTAGAGATGGCCGTTTCTGATGGGAAACGCGTTTCTGCGACTCAACCTGATTATGCTTGGGAAGTGGAAGGGGTAAACAGTCGGGTTCAATTAGCGGCATTGGAACGTATTTATCAACAAGTGCAGGCCGAAGAGTTACTCATTAATGGTGTGACCCTGATGGATCCTGCCCGTATCGATATTCGTGGCAATGTTCAGTGTGGTACCGATGTCACCATTGATGTGAATGTGATTTTGGAAGGGAACGTCGTCATTGAAAACGATGTCATTATTGAATCCAATTGCATCATTAAAGACTCGATTATCCGTAAAGGAACGCACATCAAAGCGAACTCGATGATCGATGAATCTGAGGTTGGAGAATCTTGTGATATTGGTCCGTTTGCGCGATTAAGACCAGGCACTAAGCTTGCTGCTAAAGCGAAGATTGGCAACTTTGTTGAGACCAAAAAAGCCAATATCGGTGAAGGCAGTAAGGTGAATCACCTGTCGTATGTAGGGGATGCCGAAATTGGCTCAGGTGTGAATATTGGTGCAGGCACTATTACCTGTAACTACGATGGTGTGAATAAGTTTAAGACTGAAATTGAAGACGGTGTGTTCATTGGTTCAAATACCTGTTTAGTTGCCCCTGTAAAGGTGGGCAAACTGGGTACAACAGGGGCTGGATCTGTGATCACCAAAGAAGTGGGTGAGGGTGAGTTAGCCATCGCTCGTGGACGTCAGAAGAATATATCGACATGGAAGCGTCCAACCAAACAATCCTAA
- the atpB gene encoding F0F1 ATP synthase subunit A has product MAGDALTSTEYIRHHLQNLTYGQKADGTWGFAHTAQEASDMGFWAIHVDSMFWTLTLGVLFLFMFRSVAKKASTGIPTGFQNFAEMVLEFIDDTVKGSFHGRNPLIAPLSLTIFTWVFLMNLMDLIPVDWIPHVSTMLGIHFMKVVPTTDPNITLGMALGIFALIIYYSIKIKGISGFSKELGLHPFNHPAMIPFNLVLELVNLIAKPISLGLRLFGNMYAGEMIFILIALLYSAGWALGALGGVLQLGWAIFHILVITLQAYIFMVLTVVYLSQAHEDH; this is encoded by the coding sequence ATGGCCGGAGACGCATTAACCTCTACCGAGTATATCCGACACCACTTGCAGAACCTGACTTATGGTCAAAAAGCAGATGGTACTTGGGGCTTTGCTCACACTGCTCAAGAAGCTTCCGATATGGGCTTTTGGGCGATCCACGTTGATTCCATGTTTTGGACATTGACGCTGGGTGTTCTTTTCCTTTTCATGTTCCGTAGTGTTGCTAAAAAAGCATCTACTGGTATTCCTACGGGCTTCCAAAACTTTGCTGAGATGGTTCTTGAATTCATCGATGACACAGTAAAAGGATCTTTCCACGGTCGTAACCCATTGATCGCACCTTTGTCTTTGACGATCTTCACCTGGGTTTTCCTAATGAACTTAATGGATTTGATCCCTGTTGACTGGATTCCACACGTGAGCACGATGTTGGGTATCCACTTCATGAAGGTTGTACCGACCACTGACCCGAACATTACATTGGGCATGGCACTGGGTATCTTCGCACTGATCATCTACTACAGCATCAAAATTAAAGGGATTAGTGGCTTCTCTAAAGAGCTTGGCCTACACCCATTCAATCACCCAGCTATGATTCCATTCAACTTGGTGCTTGAGCTTGTAAACCTAATTGCAAAACCTATTTCACTTGGCCTACGTTTGTTCGGAAACATGTACGCTGGTGAAATGATCTTCATCTTGATTGCACTTCTGTACAGCGCTGGCTGGGCTCTGGGTGCACTTGGTGGTGTATTGCAATTGGGATGGGCAATTTTCCATATTCTGGTTATCACGCTTCAGGCTTACATCTTCATGGTTCTAACCGTGGTGTATCTAAGCCAGGCGCATGAAGACCATTAA
- the atpD gene encoding F0F1 ATP synthase subunit beta, whose protein sequence is MSGRIVQIIGAVIDVEFPRDNVPRVYDALKVVGKETTLEVQQQLGDGIVRTIAMGSTEGLSRGLEVENTGAPIEVPVGVETLGRIMDVLGDPIDEKGPIGEKERSAIHRKAPSYEEQAASNELLETGIKVIDLVCPFAKGGKVGLFGGAGVGKTVNMMELIRNIAIEHSGYSVFAGVGERTREGNDFYHEMTDSNVIDKVALVYGQMNEPPGNRLRVALTGLTMAEKFRDEGRDVLLFVDNIYRYTLAGTEVSALLGRMPSAVGYQPTLAEEMGVLQERITSTKEGSITSIQAVYVPADDLTDPSPATTFAHLDATVVLSRQIAELGIYPAIDPLDSTSRQLDPLVVGQEHYEIARGVQTVLQRYKELKDIIAILGMDELSEEDKQTVSRARKIQRFLSQPFFVAEVFTGAPGKYVSLKDTISGFKGILAGDYDSMPEQAFYMVGAIEEAVEKAKTI, encoded by the coding sequence ATGAGCGGACGTATCGTACAGATTATCGGCGCCGTCATCGACGTGGAATTTCCACGCGACAATGTACCTAGAGTGTACGACGCGCTGAAAGTTGTAGGCAAAGAAACTACGCTTGAAGTTCAGCAGCAATTGGGCGACGGCATCGTTCGTACCATTGCAATGGGTTCAACCGAAGGTCTATCTCGTGGTCTAGAAGTTGAAAACACTGGAGCTCCAATTGAAGTACCTGTGGGTGTTGAAACCCTTGGTCGTATCATGGACGTTCTAGGTGACCCAATCGATGAGAAAGGTCCAATCGGTGAGAAAGAGCGTTCAGCTATTCACCGTAAAGCGCCTTCTTATGAAGAGCAAGCAGCTTCTAACGAGCTACTTGAAACTGGTATTAAAGTAATTGACTTGGTTTGCCCATTCGCTAAGGGTGGTAAAGTTGGTCTGTTCGGTGGTGCTGGTGTAGGTAAAACTGTAAACATGATGGAGCTGATCCGTAACATCGCGATCGAGCACTCAGGTTACTCAGTATTTGCTGGTGTTGGTGAGCGTACTCGTGAGGGTAACGACTTCTACCACGAAATGACTGACTCAAACGTTATCGATAAGGTAGCGCTTGTATACGGTCAGATGAATGAGCCACCAGGTAACCGTCTACGTGTTGCTTTGACTGGTCTAACTATGGCTGAGAAGTTCCGTGACGAAGGTCGTGACGTACTATTGTTCGTTGACAACATCTATCGTTACACTCTTGCTGGTACTGAGGTATCTGCACTTCTAGGTCGTATGCCATCAGCGGTAGGTTATCAGCCAACTCTTGCAGAAGAGATGGGTGTACTTCAGGAGCGTATTACGTCTACGAAAGAAGGTTCTATTACTTCTATCCAGGCAGTATACGTACCTGCGGATGACTTGACTGACCCGTCACCTGCTACCACCTTTGCTCACTTGGACGCGACAGTTGTACTTTCTCGTCAAATTGCTGAGCTTGGTATTTACCCTGCGATTGACCCTCTAGATTCAACTTCTCGTCAGTTGGACCCGCTAGTTGTTGGTCAAGAGCATTATGAAATTGCTCGTGGTGTTCAGACAGTTCTTCAGCGTTATAAAGAATTGAAAGACATCATTGCGATCCTTGGTATGGATGAGCTGTCTGAAGAAGATAAGCAAACTGTATCTCGTGCTCGTAAGATCCAGCGTTTCCTATCTCAACCGTTCTTCGTTGCTGAGGTATTCACCGGTGCTCCTGGTAAATACGTTTCTTTGAAAGACACTATCAGTGGCTTCAAAGGCATCTTGGCTGGTGACTACGATTCAATGCCTGAGCAGGCATTCTACATGGTAGGCGCAATCGAAGAAGCAGTTGAAAAAGCAAAGACTATCTAA